One Desulfatitalea tepidiphila genomic region harbors:
- a CDS encoding TIGR01777 family oxidoreductase: MQTLITGGTGFVGRSLCAHLMNQGHRVTVIGTRRRSDAEIGSDPYTYIAADTTQPGDWQQAVAQSDLIVNLTGRTIFKRWTRRYKEQIYDSRILTTRHLVSALPEKSRAILLSTSAVGYYGDGEERILTEQSPNGEGFLASLARDWEAEARKAADRGVRVALMRLGIVLGTDGGALANMLPAFRKFAGGPLGSGRQWFPWIHIGDLIAAMQFLIERSDLSGAFNLCGPEPVRNRDFAKALGKAIGRPAAVPVPLLALKLALGEAAGALLAGQRAVPAALQAAGFEFRYGRLDAALEDLLKPI; encoded by the coding sequence ATGCAGACGTTGATCACGGGTGGAACGGGTTTCGTGGGGCGCTCGCTATGCGCCCATCTCATGAACCAGGGTCATCGTGTGACGGTGATCGGGACGCGCCGAAGATCTGATGCTGAGATCGGTTCCGATCCATATACGTACATTGCGGCGGATACCACTCAGCCAGGCGACTGGCAACAAGCCGTTGCGCAATCCGATCTGATCGTCAACCTGACCGGGCGAACCATCTTCAAGCGTTGGACCCGTCGCTATAAAGAACAGATATACGACAGCCGCATTTTGACGACCCGTCATCTGGTCTCGGCTTTGCCGGAAAAGAGCCGTGCGATTTTGCTCAGTACCTCCGCCGTCGGCTATTACGGCGATGGCGAGGAACGGATCCTGACCGAGCAGTCCCCCAATGGAGAAGGTTTTTTGGCTTCACTGGCCAGGGACTGGGAGGCCGAAGCACGCAAGGCGGCCGACAGGGGGGTCCGTGTCGCGTTGATGCGGCTGGGGATCGTACTGGGCACGGATGGCGGCGCGCTGGCCAACATGCTGCCGGCCTTTCGCAAGTTTGCCGGAGGGCCTCTGGGCTCAGGTCGCCAGTGGTTTCCCTGGATTCACATCGGCGACCTGATCGCCGCCATGCAATTTTTGATCGAACGCAGCGATCTCAGTGGAGCATTCAATTTGTGCGGCCCGGAACCGGTGCGCAATCGCGATTTTGCAAAGGCGCTGGGAAAGGCCATCGGCCGTCCCGCCGCCGTTCCGGTGCCGCTCCTGGCCCTCAAATTGGCCCTGGGCGAAGCGGCCGGGGCATTGCTGGCCGGTCAACGAGCCGTCCCGGCCGCGCTGCAGGCGGCCGGTTTTGAATTTCGGTATGGCCGGCTGGACGCAGCCCTTGAAGATTTACTGAAGCCAATCTGA
- a CDS encoding nitroreductase family protein has translation MTDLMNLIQERRSIRKYEDRPLSDPILQQLLDAVRWSPSWTNCQCWEVIVVKDAAAKEKLQATLPPKGNPAINAMVQAPVVLVMCAKAKVSGYYKDVASTKFGDWMMYDLGLATQNLCLTAHSLGLGTVVVGLFDHDKAAQAMKVPDGYELVTMIPVGYPAKVGSAPPRKETAAFTHYEKW, from the coding sequence ATGACCGACCTGATGAACCTGATTCAAGAGCGACGCAGTATTCGAAAATACGAGGATCGGCCGCTTTCCGACCCGATCTTGCAACAACTCCTGGATGCGGTGCGATGGTCCCCTTCCTGGACCAACTGCCAGTGTTGGGAGGTGATCGTCGTCAAGGATGCCGCAGCCAAGGAAAAGCTCCAGGCCACGCTGCCCCCTAAAGGCAATCCCGCCATCAACGCCATGGTGCAAGCCCCGGTGGTGTTGGTGATGTGCGCCAAGGCCAAGGTTTCGGGTTATTACAAAGATGTGGCGTCCACCAAATTCGGGGATTGGATGATGTACGACCTCGGGCTGGCGACCCAGAACCTTTGCCTGACGGCCCACAGTCTCGGCCTGGGCACGGTCGTCGTCGGATTGTTCGATCACGACAAGGCGGCGCAGGCCATGAAGGTGCCCGACGGGTATGAACTGGTCACCATGATCCCGGTGGGATATCCGGCCAAGGTCGGATCGGCCCCGCCGCGTAAAGAGACCGCCGCGTTCACCCATTACGAGAAATGGTAA
- a CDS encoding SagB family peptide dehydrogenase yields MGTNWTILDYHEATKHHFHRYARSAGYMDWQNQPQPFRFFEGAKMVRLPLPDDRPDLPYADLYVAVPTARRALNIHTLGDFFYHSLAISAWKSAGGSRWALRVHPSSGNLHPTECYLVAPAVDGLAGGVYHYNALGHALARRIDLPSEICSAWRDHFSGDGFALALSTIFWRESWKYGERAFRYCLLDAGHAAAAITIAARLNGWQAHCLSGAGDRQIAAILGFDRTTWHPLESEWPEMIFWISAVPQASAILRSLPEDLVRSLATLPVSGRPEPLSRKPNPWPIIPRAAAATEKAPTSALVFDPMPQGDSYPGPRSRRASDVIRNRRSAVSYDPGKHIAADTFFAILERTLPRAARAPFEAGLPGPAVHLLLFVQRVEDIAPGLYFLARSASRDTMSQWRSRCRPEFSWQPVRPDFPLFLLQTADMSYDAMAVSCHQEIAGHGAFAVAMVAPLKATVAERPFMYRHLHWECGMIGQMLYLEAEAHGIRGTGIGCFFDDAVADLMGIADGSVNSLYHFTIGHPIEDRRITTLPAYHHLHAA; encoded by the coding sequence ATGGGCACGAACTGGACCATCCTGGACTACCACGAAGCGACCAAGCATCATTTCCATCGCTACGCGAGGTCGGCGGGGTACATGGACTGGCAGAACCAGCCCCAGCCCTTTCGGTTTTTCGAAGGGGCGAAGATGGTTCGCCTGCCCCTGCCCGATGATAGACCGGATCTGCCCTATGCGGATCTTTACGTCGCTGTGCCCACGGCCCGCCGCGCGTTGAACATTCACACGTTAGGGGATTTCTTTTACCACAGCCTTGCCATCTCCGCCTGGAAATCGGCGGGCGGAAGCCGTTGGGCCCTCCGCGTCCATCCCTCGTCCGGCAATCTTCACCCTACCGAATGCTACCTCGTTGCGCCGGCCGTCGACGGATTGGCCGGGGGTGTCTATCACTACAATGCCTTGGGCCACGCCCTCGCGCGGCGGATTGACCTGCCCTCGGAGATCTGCTCTGCGTGGCGCGACCATTTTTCGGGTGACGGGTTCGCACTCGCACTGAGCACCATCTTCTGGCGGGAGTCCTGGAAGTATGGCGAACGCGCCTTCCGATACTGTCTCCTGGACGCCGGCCACGCGGCGGCGGCCATCACCATCGCCGCTCGCCTCAACGGCTGGCAGGCGCATTGCCTCTCCGGGGCTGGCGACCGCCAGATCGCCGCGATACTGGGTTTCGATCGAACCACCTGGCATCCTCTCGAATCGGAGTGGCCGGAAATGATCTTCTGGATTTCCGCCGTGCCGCAGGCCTCGGCCATACTGCGGTCCCTGCCCGAAGACTTGGTGCGATCGTTGGCAACCCTTCCGGTCAGCGGCCGGCCCGAGCCTTTGAGCCGGAAACCCAATCCATGGCCGATCATTCCACGTGCGGCGGCAGCAACGGAGAAGGCGCCCACTTCGGCGCTCGTCTTCGATCCCATGCCCCAAGGCGATTCCTATCCCGGGCCCCGATCCAGGCGTGCGTCGGATGTGATCCGCAACCGCCGCAGCGCGGTGAGTTACGATCCGGGCAAGCACATCGCGGCGGACACTTTTTTCGCCATCCTCGAGCGTACGCTTCCCCGGGCCGCACGCGCGCCGTTTGAAGCCGGACTTCCCGGGCCGGCCGTTCATCTTCTGCTGTTCGTCCAACGGGTGGAGGATATCGCCCCGGGCCTCTATTTCCTGGCGCGTTCGGCGTCGCGCGACACCATGTCGCAATGGCGGTCCAGATGCCGGCCCGAGTTTTCATGGCAGCCCGTGCGGCCGGACTTTCCCCTTTTTCTGCTCCAAACCGCCGATATGAGCTACGACGCCATGGCGGTGAGTTGCCACCAGGAGATCGCCGGCCACGGGGCCTTCGCCGTTGCCATGGTGGCACCTCTGAAGGCTACGGTTGCCGAACGGCCGTTCATGTATCGCCACCTGCACTGGGAGTGCGGCATGATCGGCCAGATGCTCTACCTGGAAGCCGAAGCCCACGGCATCCGCGGTACAGGCATCGGCTGCTTTTTCGACGACGCGGTCGCAGATCTTATGGGCATCGCCGACGGCAGCGTGAACAGCCTCTACCACTTCACCATCGGCCATCCCATCGAGGACCGCCGCATCACCACGCTACCGGCCTATCACCACCTGCACGCCGCCTGA
- a CDS encoding thioredoxin domain-containing protein, which translates to MPNRLIDEQSPYLLQHAHNPVDWYPWGDAAFERARLENKPVFLSVGYATCHWCHVMAHESFEDDETAAALNRNFVCIKVDREERPDIDAVYMAACHLVTGSGGWPLTVMMTPDRKPFFAGTYIPKHSTAGRLGLIDLCVRVNDLWTRSPDRVIESAQEVVSHLGGAFAFEPHAAETPERAVIDAAAAGVAQRYDVQFGGFDGAPKFPSAHRLLFLLQVFKRTEDRKLLDMVSHTLVAMRQGGIWDHVGFGFHRYATDRQWLLPHFEKMLYDQAMLAQAYLKAWVLTREPLFAQTAREILTYVLRDMTDPAGGFYTAEDADSEGEEGKFYLWSSSEFERLAVEDADGIPWPEIFRLESEGNFFDEATRRKTGTNILHMARSWSQWAKQLNVSQDTLERRWEDLRSRLFIRRAGRVPPLRDDKILADLNGLMIAALAEGAMVLETSEYLDAAGRAADFVLKNMTDERGGLRHRFRNGQVAITATVNDYAFFIMGLLGLSRASGNPHWVDAAVRLQGHMDAAFWDPEQGGYHLTDAAVHELPVRPKEVYDGAIPSANAVALHNLIGLSRLTSEDAWLSQAGRLIQAFGGSVRKQPSAYLHTLAGWELLSGNHPRRPTSN; encoded by the coding sequence ATGCCCAACCGATTAATAGACGAACAAAGCCCATATCTGCTTCAACACGCACACAACCCGGTGGATTGGTATCCCTGGGGCGATGCGGCGTTCGAACGGGCCCGCCTGGAGAACAAGCCGGTTTTTCTCTCCGTGGGATATGCCACCTGCCACTGGTGCCATGTCATGGCCCACGAATCCTTCGAAGATGATGAGACAGCGGCCGCACTCAACCGGAATTTCGTATGTATCAAGGTCGACCGGGAAGAGCGCCCGGACATCGACGCGGTTTACATGGCCGCCTGCCATCTGGTCACCGGCAGCGGCGGCTGGCCCCTGACGGTCATGATGACGCCTGACCGCAAGCCGTTTTTTGCCGGCACCTATATCCCCAAGCACAGCACCGCCGGCCGCCTGGGGCTCATCGATCTATGCGTCCGGGTCAATGACCTGTGGACCCGATCCCCCGATCGCGTGATCGAATCGGCCCAGGAGGTGGTCAGCCACCTGGGCGGTGCCTTTGCTTTCGAACCGCACGCGGCCGAGACTCCCGAACGGGCAGTCATCGACGCGGCCGCTGCCGGTGTGGCCCAGCGCTATGACGTCCAGTTCGGTGGTTTCGACGGCGCGCCCAAGTTTCCGTCGGCTCACCGGCTGCTTTTTCTGCTGCAGGTCTTCAAACGCACCGAAGACCGTAAACTGCTCGACATGGTTTCCCACACCCTCGTCGCCATGCGCCAAGGGGGGATATGGGACCACGTGGGATTCGGGTTTCACCGCTATGCCACGGATCGCCAATGGCTGCTGCCCCACTTCGAAAAGATGCTCTACGACCAGGCCATGCTGGCCCAGGCCTACCTCAAGGCCTGGGTGTTGACCCGTGAGCCGCTTTTTGCCCAAACCGCCCGGGAAATTTTGACCTATGTGCTGCGCGACATGACCGATCCGGCCGGCGGTTTCTATACGGCCGAGGATGCAGACAGCGAAGGTGAGGAGGGCAAGTTCTACCTCTGGTCATCGAGCGAGTTCGAGCGATTGGCGGTTGAAGACGCCGATGGCATCCCATGGCCGGAGATTTTTCGTCTCGAGTCCGAAGGCAATTTTTTCGATGAGGCCACTCGGCGTAAGACCGGCACCAATATCCTGCACATGGCCCGTTCCTGGTCCCAGTGGGCGAAACAGCTGAATGTTTCCCAGGATACACTGGAGCGGCGATGGGAAGACCTTCGCAGCCGGCTGTTCATTCGGCGGGCCGGCCGCGTGCCGCCGCTCAGGGACGACAAGATTCTGGCCGATTTGAACGGTCTGATGATCGCCGCCCTGGCCGAGGGGGCCATGGTGCTCGAGACATCCGAATATCTCGACGCGGCGGGCCGGGCGGCCGATTTTGTCCTCAAGAACATGACCGATGAGAGAGGCGGTCTGCGACATCGCTTTCGAAACGGCCAGGTCGCCATAACTGCCACGGTGAATGACTATGCCTTCTTCATCATGGGATTGCTCGGTTTGTCGCGCGCCTCTGGCAATCCCCATTGGGTCGATGCGGCCGTCCGCTTGCAGGGGCATATGGATGCCGCCTTCTGGGATCCGGAACAGGGCGGATACCACCTGACCGATGCCGCCGTTCACGAATTGCCGGTGCGGCCCAAAGAGGTCTACGACGGGGCAATCCCTTCGGCCAATGCCGTGGCCTTGCACAATTTGATCGGATTGAGCCGGTTGACATCCGAAGACGCCTGGTTGTCGCAGGCCGGTCGGTTGATCCAGGCCTTCGGCGGTTCGGTGCGCAAGCAGCCGTCGGCTTATCTGCATACCTTGGCGGGGTGGGAGTTGCTGTCGGGCAACCATCCTCGGCGGCCCACCTCAAACTGA
- a CDS encoding rhodanese-like domain-containing protein, with amino-acid sequence MGIKNLTPEALREYIRTHHENVYVLVDVRQPQEYRMGHIPGARLMPLPDLVRGMDQLPAQKDLLFYCHSGGRSMAAAAMVAEEGFGERIYNLEGGMLRWDGAKIEDLPKVALFAGQSLAERFQTAMNLEKGAQLFYESVARKWAGQDWSQTFARLAKAEVAHARMAHGYWRQIDETIDSFEPIYERMKGDVLEGGLTLDEALKRVSGVKKEACLRLIEMALQIEYAAFDLYRNLADEVNTEEGRQAFLGLSHAEKAHMEALIGDIEAC; translated from the coding sequence ATGGGCATCAAAAATCTGACACCGGAGGCTTTACGCGAGTATATCCGCACGCACCATGAAAACGTCTATGTGCTTGTGGACGTACGGCAACCCCAGGAGTATCGAATGGGCCACATCCCCGGCGCGCGCCTCATGCCGCTTCCCGATCTGGTGCGCGGCATGGATCAGTTACCGGCGCAAAAAGATCTGCTTTTCTACTGCCACAGCGGCGGACGTTCCATGGCCGCGGCGGCCATGGTGGCGGAGGAGGGTTTCGGCGAGCGGATATACAACCTGGAAGGGGGCATGCTGCGCTGGGACGGCGCAAAAATTGAAGACCTTCCCAAGGTGGCCCTGTTTGCCGGGCAATCATTGGCCGAAAGGTTCCAAACGGCCATGAACCTGGAGAAGGGGGCGCAGCTGTTTTACGAATCCGTGGCGCGGAAATGGGCCGGGCAGGATTGGTCCCAGACCTTCGCACGTCTCGCCAAGGCCGAAGTTGCCCATGCCCGTATGGCGCATGGATACTGGCGCCAGATCGACGAGACGATCGACTCTTTCGAGCCGATCTATGAGCGAATGAAAGGCGATGTCCTGGAGGGCGGCCTGACACTCGACGAGGCGCTGAAGAGGGTGTCCGGCGTGAAGAAGGAGGCCTGCCTGCGCCTCATCGAAATGGCCCTGCAGATCGAATATGCCGCCTTCGATCTCTACCGCAACCTGGCCGACGAGGTTAACACCGAGGAGGGGCGCCAGGCGTTTCTCGGCTTGTCCCATGCGGAAAAGGCCCATATGGAGGCCCTGATCGGCGACATCGAGGCGTGCTGA
- a CDS encoding HEAT repeat domain-containing protein, whose protein sequence is MARVDPGHFLEELRFDIKTNDLIKARLVMAHYSQMEAQIQRKALYELSKAPDTFVFPLLVACLAQPHAGHEADPALKELLYSRALDNPQMLNQMLMREVKPSHRVILAEVAGEIKLEEATPVLLGILNEDQDEKALRGAIVSLGMIGDPSATTPISEFLYAGSVELVIAAIQSLGTLGTPTAIQRLAEKLGADPDLDYMILDLFATSQEPEALDRLNDTLSAQMAHLRNAGKQRLLDIGRKAVPVLINNLRYNDPDLLIHTLNVLGDIGDESAISPIRKLLHNEPKDANVRFAAYEALGKLPMAKGAFALAQGLNDPVDNVRSAAASAIDHNYNTVLAAGVKNMIRDEDPAERRISRTVMDTECDTIFMDLIQEEVFRQFATEYLCRQAHSDIRSHFSALLKAHGESEMAAAIESQTCTASLDILKIFAVDDSKMILNIYRSVLHNLGCEPILFEFPAQAIDQVRRIKPDLIFTDLNMPDISGVDLTRQIRAWFSREELPIVMVTTQNESQDNEAAMAAGVNAILHKPFNEETLRAVLSDYFTKQK, encoded by the coding sequence ATGGCCCGTGTCGATCCAGGTCATTTTCTCGAAGAGTTGCGTTTTGATATCAAAACCAACGACTTGATCAAGGCCCGCCTGGTGATGGCCCACTATTCCCAGATGGAGGCCCAGATCCAGCGCAAGGCCTTGTACGAACTCAGCAAGGCACCGGACACGTTTGTCTTTCCGCTTCTGGTGGCGTGTCTGGCCCAACCCCACGCAGGCCATGAAGCCGACCCGGCCCTGAAGGAGCTTCTCTATTCCAGGGCCCTGGACAATCCACAAATGCTCAACCAGATGCTGATGCGCGAAGTCAAGCCCAGCCATCGCGTCATTCTGGCCGAAGTGGCCGGTGAGATCAAGCTGGAAGAGGCCACACCGGTGCTGCTGGGTATCCTCAACGAAGACCAGGACGAAAAGGCGTTGCGGGGGGCCATCGTCTCCCTGGGCATGATCGGCGATCCGTCGGCCACCACGCCGATTTCCGAATTCTTATACGCCGGCAGCGTCGAACTGGTCATCGCGGCCATCCAATCCCTGGGCACCCTTGGAACCCCCACCGCCATCCAGCGTCTGGCCGAAAAGCTGGGAGCCGACCCGGATCTCGATTATATGATTCTGGATCTGTTTGCCACCTCCCAGGAACCCGAAGCACTGGATCGTCTCAACGATACGCTCTCAGCCCAGATGGCGCACCTGCGCAACGCCGGCAAGCAGCGTCTGCTCGATATCGGACGCAAGGCCGTACCGGTATTGATCAACAACCTGCGCTACAACGACCCGGACCTGTTGATCCACACCTTAAATGTCCTGGGCGACATCGGCGATGAATCGGCCATTTCGCCGATCCGTAAACTGCTGCACAACGAACCCAAAGATGCCAATGTGCGCTTTGCCGCCTACGAGGCACTGGGCAAGCTGCCCATGGCCAAAGGGGCCTTTGCCCTGGCCCAGGGGCTCAACGATCCGGTGGACAATGTGCGCTCCGCCGCAGCCAGTGCCATCGATCACAACTACAACACCGTTCTGGCCGCCGGTGTGAAGAACATGATCCGCGACGAAGATCCGGCCGAGCGCCGCATCAGCCGCACGGTGATGGACACCGAGTGCGATACGATCTTCATGGACCTGATCCAGGAGGAAGTCTTCCGGCAGTTCGCCACCGAGTACCTTTGCCGTCAAGCCCACAGCGACATTCGTTCCCATTTCAGCGCCCTGCTCAAGGCCCATGGAGAGTCCGAAATGGCCGCGGCCATCGAAAGCCAGACCTGCACGGCCAGCCTGGATATCCTTAAGATTTTTGCCGTGGACGACTCCAAAATGATCCTCAACATCTATCGCAGCGTCCTGCACAATCTGGGTTGCGAACCCATCCTGTTCGAATTCCCGGCCCAGGCCATCGATCAGGTGCGCCGCATCAAGCCCGATTTGATCTTTACCGATCTGAACATGCCGGATATCAGCGGCGTGGATCTGACCCGGCAGATCCGTGCATGGTTCAGCAGGGAAGAGCTGCCCATCGTCATGGTCACCACCCAGAACGAATCCCAGGACAACGAGGCCGCCATGGCGGCCGGGGTCAATGCGATATTGCACAAACCGTTCAACGAAGAGACGCTGAGAGCGGTCCTGTCGGATTATTTCACAAAGCAGAAGTGA
- the mutY gene encoding A/G-specific adenine glycosylase yields the protein MAAQVATLSPDLCDGIRRQLGAWYDDLKRDLPWRRTGDPYAVWVSEVMLQQTQVKTVIPYYHRFMTLFPDVQHLARANDMTILKVWEGLGYYTRARNLHRAAQQIVKVSGGEIPSQWDDLRQLPGVGDYIAAAVLSIAHRQPYAVVDGNVKRVLARLLLMAVPVNQASGHKAYQAMADQLLDHSNPGRHNQAMMELGAVICTPKTPSCGQCPVHSFCEARRTRQTHCYPTRTRRAGVPHKQLVAGVVLKNGRFLLTQRPGEGLLAGLWEFPGGLLGVDEDSAAACASRIEETTGLKVRVERHIAAVRHAYTHFKIHMELFVCVWQQGRVRLNGPAAFRWVSVAQLESYPLHKAVHKALPALRHHLTRFKVK from the coding sequence ATGGCAGCACAAGTTGCGACCCTTTCTCCAGACCTGTGCGACGGCATCAGGCGACAATTGGGCGCCTGGTACGACGATCTCAAGCGCGATTTGCCATGGCGCCGAACGGGTGATCCATATGCCGTCTGGGTGTCTGAAGTGATGTTGCAGCAGACCCAGGTCAAAACCGTCATTCCCTATTATCATCGGTTCATGACGCTGTTTCCCGATGTGCAGCACCTGGCCCGGGCAAACGACATGACGATATTGAAGGTATGGGAAGGGCTTGGGTATTACACCCGGGCCCGAAACTTGCATCGTGCGGCTCAACAGATCGTCAAGGTTTCGGGCGGTGAAATACCCAGCCAGTGGGACGACCTGCGGCAATTGCCAGGCGTCGGCGACTATATCGCCGCCGCCGTTTTGAGTATCGCTCATAGACAACCCTATGCCGTCGTGGACGGGAACGTGAAACGGGTTTTGGCACGCCTTTTGTTAATGGCGGTCCCTGTCAACCAAGCGTCCGGTCACAAGGCCTACCAGGCCATGGCCGACCAGTTGCTGGATCATTCGAACCCCGGACGACACAACCAGGCCATGATGGAACTGGGGGCCGTGATCTGTACACCGAAGACGCCATCTTGCGGGCAATGCCCGGTTCACTCTTTTTGTGAGGCCCGTCGAACCCGACAGACCCACTGCTACCCGACGCGCACCAGGCGTGCCGGCGTGCCGCACAAACAGCTTGTCGCCGGTGTGGTGCTGAAAAACGGTCGGTTCTTGTTGACCCAGCGGCCCGGTGAGGGGCTCTTGGCCGGCCTGTGGGAGTTTCCCGGCGGATTACTGGGAGTGGATGAGGATTCGGCTGCAGCCTGTGCCAGTCGGATCGAGGAAACGACCGGGTTGAAGGTGCGGGTGGAACGACACATTGCCGCCGTTCGACATGCTTACACACACTTCAAGATCCACATGGAGCTGTTCGTGTGCGTCTGGCAGCAGGGGAGGGTTCGTTTGAACGGTCCGGCGGCTTTCCGGTGGGTGTCGGTCGCCCAGCTGGAATCCTATCCGCTGCACAAGGCCGTGCACAAGGCACTGCCCGCATTGCGGCATCATCTTACCAGATTTAAAGTTAAATAG
- a CDS encoding YncE family protein — translation MKHSPLITGMIPQTILSLTVQLFSLLLVLSAATAAGAVTYAYIPSYDDDRVIRVRASDGAVASLDISAALPAGAVCHPHGSAVMPDGSFVLVTCESNDSVLRINNADFGSGLTYSRAPIPVGDFPQGVAIAPSGDYAYVANYEDDTVSKIDLTTFQVVGAAIAVGDGPWGIDAVHDADSDRTLVFVSNFLDGSVTVIVDSAADGITTETVPSIGGGGFSGGPTGIAGTPDGRYVYVANQSSANVAVIRTSDRSVIERIGIIGVPWGVAVGSRGDYVYVTNSNRNSVTVIDAIAQAIHATYAVGSGQLGVAAPRNGDFAYVVCTDIDDTIRKIDVSQDTVTEFIRGQTSLAVALGAFIGGTPPTAPSELSGLAISGSRIDLTWTDNSADELGFVLERRKEGDTAFLQIAELPANTTTYTDIGLSRETIYAYRLSAFNETTDSDSASASAETTASEDSFSWCFIGVLLQE, via the coding sequence ATGAAGCACTCCCCTTTGATCACAGGAATGATCCCACAGACGATTCTATCGTTGACAGTACAATTGTTCTCACTCCTGCTGGTTCTGTCGGCGGCCACGGCAGCCGGGGCCGTCACCTACGCCTATATTCCGAGCTACGACGATGACCGGGTCATCCGCGTGCGGGCCAGCGACGGTGCTGTGGCATCTCTCGACATCTCCGCAGCCTTGCCGGCCGGCGCGGTTTGCCATCCACACGGTTCGGCGGTGATGCCCGATGGCAGCTTTGTCCTGGTCACCTGCGAGTCGAACGACAGCGTGCTGCGGATCAACAACGCGGATTTTGGCTCCGGCTTGACCTACAGCCGGGCGCCGATCCCAGTCGGCGACTTTCCCCAGGGCGTCGCGATAGCACCTTCCGGGGATTATGCCTATGTGGCCAATTATGAGGACGACACCGTTTCCAAAATCGATTTGACGACGTTTCAGGTGGTCGGCGCGGCCATCGCGGTCGGCGACGGACCATGGGGAATCGATGCGGTCCACGATGCGGATTCTGATCGGACCCTGGTTTTCGTCTCTAACTTTTTGGATGGCAGCGTGACGGTCATTGTCGATTCGGCGGCGGACGGCATCACCACGGAAACCGTCCCATCCATCGGGGGCGGTGGCTTCAGCGGCGGTCCGACCGGTATTGCAGGAACCCCCGACGGCCGCTATGTCTATGTGGCCAATCAGAGCAGCGCCAACGTGGCCGTCATCCGGACCAGCGATCGCTCGGTCATCGAGCGAATCGGCATCATCGGCGTGCCCTGGGGCGTGGCTGTCGGATCGAGAGGCGATTATGTCTACGTGACCAACAGCAACAGGAACTCCGTCACCGTGATCGATGCGATTGCACAGGCCATTCACGCCACGTATGCGGTCGGTTCCGGCCAGCTGGGCGTCGCTGCGCCGCGCAACGGTGATTTCGCATATGTGGTCTGCACGGACATCGATGACACCATTCGGAAAATCGACGTGAGCCAGGATACGGTCACCGAATTCATCAGGGGCCAGACCAGCCTCGCCGTAGCCCTGGGCGCTTTTATCGGCGGCACGCCTCCCACTGCGCCATCGGAATTGAGCGGTCTGGCTATATCCGGCAGCCGGATCGACCTGACTTGGACGGACAACAGTGCGGACGAACTGGGGTTCGTGCTGGAACGTCGGAAGGAAGGGGACACCGCATTCCTGCAGATCGCGGAATTGCCGGCCAACACCACCACGTACACCGACATCGGGCTTTCCCGCGAAACGATCTACGCCTATCGCCTGTCTGCATTCAATGAAACCACCGACTCTGATTCTGCGTCCGCGAGTGCGGAAACCACCGCATCCGAGGACAGCTTCTCATGGTGTTTCATCGGCGTCCTGCTTCAAGAGTGA